The sequence below is a genomic window from Plasmodium gaboni strain SY75 chromosome 7, whole genome shotgun sequence.
TATATTGTGAAATCGATAAGAAAGAGTCCTAATATAAAGTTAAGATTGACAAAAGATGAAAAGCCATATATAgataatcatataatagattattttaaaaatgtaagagaacattttcctttttttaaGGAAAATAATTCGTTGATATATTTTGACAGCGCAGCTACAACTCACAAACCTAGTTGTGTGATAGAGGTAATAAAATGAAGAAGTAATACcatgaatatatatatatatattttaatatgatgaataaatgtttatattttattttgtcTTTATGAAAGAAAGGAGAATTGATATGTTAGGTTTCTATGAACTCCTTTATCTTAACACATATgaatatgatatatatatatatatatatatatatttttttttttttttttttttttttttttttttttttttaagaaaatGAGTGAGTTTTATAAGAAGGAGAACTCTAATATTCATCGAGGGATTTACAAGCTAAGTCAGAATGCCACAAAGAATTATGAAAATGTAAGAGAGACCATAAGAGAGTATATAAATTGTGAgaaaaatgataatataatttttactAATGGAAGTACATATGGTTTAAATATTGTATGTAAAATGATAATGGATGAAATAATTAAAAGAGAAGAAgatgaaatatatttatcatacTTAGAACATCATTCAAATATAGTTCCATGGcaagaatatataaataaagaaaagaaaggtaaaataaaatatatttctttaaataaaagtggttatataaatataaaaaaattaattagtaatattaatgaaaatacAAAAGTAATATCTATATGTCATGCATCTAATGTAATTGGTAATATCcaaaatattgaaaaaataataaaaaaaataaaaaaagtaaatcctaatataattataataatagatGCATCTCAAAGTTTTGctcatataaaatatgatataaagaaaatgaaaaaaaataaatcttgtccagatatattaataacaTCTGGTCATAAATTCTGTGCGTCACTAGGTACAggttttatttttataaataaagaaatatcatcaaaatataaatttaagCCATTGTTATATGGtagtaatataataactgatgtttgtaaatataaatcaaaatTTGTTACATCTTTATCAGAATTATTAGAATCAGGAACACAAAACATTGCTGGAATATTATCTATGGGCATATCCCttgaatttttaaaaaaaattaattgGCACTATGTATATCAATATgaaatgtatttatatgatttgttaatatattatatgaaagAATATTTCAAAAATCATTTTGTTCAATTACCTAATCTAAACATATCATAcaataaagaaaattttaataacaAATTGAATATGCAAAAACAGGATcaaataaacatatataacAACAATGACCccaattatataaatgatcATAATATAACACAGTCTAAACAAACAGAATATCTTCATTCAGAAGATGATAtgtttaaaatatatacacatgACACAAGAAAATATCGtctaaaaaaaattggTATATTACCATTGTGGTCAAATAAATTCTCTTCTTTTGATTTGATTACTTTTTTagattttaaaaatatatgtataagAGCAGGTCATCATTGTGCTTCCTTActacataaatattatttaaaagtTCCAGATACATCAAgaatatctatatatttttataacacACCAGAGGAAATCAAATATTTGGCACAACAAATTGCCTCAACATCATTTAtgttaaataaaattaaaaataaataaataaataaatatatatatatatatatatatatatatatatatatatatatattttaaattaaatagTTTGTAATTgttttgtttctttttatataaatatcttgctatttttttcttttaagtattttattttattttatttttatttgtttaacatttgttaaataatttgttagcttatttatatttattcatcacacatatatataatatttcattcatatatatatatatatatatatatttttttagtTGTTCATATAagttttatttatacatatattatatatctatgtgcattctttatttttaatttttcattttatatatatatatattttttttttctataatatCTCATTTTTTGGTTaataacttttttttttttaactgtatcatatataaaataattatttttctataatattcctttttgttccgatttatttaaatcatttaatttaatgtatataatatattataattataaatgtagataaaatataatgcCTTATTCTATAAATCAACaaaaatgtttttaattaatttttttttttttttttggtaaTACTTGTGATAAAgtatatcatataattctttcattatttcaaatatttcattatatatatatatatatatatatatttatttatttatttatttttttttttttgtgtgtCAACagtgatatatattatgacCAAATGCAAAAATGAATTGAAAATTTTGAAAGATTccataaaaaaaaaaatcgATGTATACAAATACAATGAAAAGaatgatatttatataaagtATAAAAGTTTAATACACCGATGTGATAAACAAATAGATAAAGATCGAATTCGTTTAGGAAGTTATTTATTTAAGAAAGATGAAGCATATATGaatgaaaaagatataaacaaattattgaataaaattataaaaaagaaaataacacatgaatatatttggaatagaataaaaaatatgatttttaaatttaatttagTTAATATAGATAATCAAAATGATACTTCTTTGTCCACCAATTCTTCGAAATCTCTTACATACATTAAgaacaataaaaaaaatattcttttttataacaaaTGTTATGATCATAttaatgtatatttattatctatTGCTTTACAAGTTATgaataaaagaaatagcaccttttctaattttctatattcatatattaatgctttttttgaaaatatgGAACCAAGACATttcctatatatattctatattttagtaaaaaatacatatcGTGATTTAAAccaaatattaaataataaccAAACAAATGAAcacaacaataataataataataataataataatagtaataataataatagtaataatagtagtaataataatagtaataattataataatattcatatcaAAGATTGTCAACTATACAATATAAACCATATTCTTTTTGTCAAACAAAATTATGCAcatcatatttattattcacaaaaaaattttattgaacttttaaataaattctGTATTGATAAAATCAACTATTTTTCTTTCAATGATATTGGTTTAGTTTGTGCCGCACTCTCCTACTTCTCATTGAAACAAAACCCTTTCGTAGAATTCTGGAATGAATTCCTCCTCTACATTTTTGACATACATAAAGTGAATCAAAGAAATATAACATATGCtcaaaaaagaaaacataaaatatatcaacATGGAAAAGATAAACAAAGTGAAATATATTCACATGAAAAAGATAAACAAAGTGAAATATATCAACATGAAAAAGATAAACAAAGTGAAATATATCACCATGAAAAAgataaacaaaatgaaaaatattcatatgtaCAAAATAGccaaaatgaaaaatattcatatgtaCAAAATAGccaaaatgaaaaatattcatatgtaCAAAATAgccaaaaaaaaaattcttttttttcgGATAACCCTTCGGAAAAAAAACATGAACATTCAGAATCATTTATTAAGAGAAAAATGAAAGCCTCTAAAAAAATAGACCATTCCCTTATTGActatgataaatatatagaattGAATGGAAAAAACATTTTGAGTATCcttaaatatattgtgAGTTATTATGAGATATATCCttgtataaaaaaagttGCAAATAGAATTAGCATAATTTTGGTGGATCTTTCCATGGATTTAACTCTGCATGAATGTTcagaaattatatattatttaaatagTTTGAACGAGTTAGatcaaatatttttgaaagataaaataagtatatatGAGTATCAGTTAAAGGACACTTTTTTAACAACTTATGATATAGGTtgtttattaaaaatagCTCAAGTGTTGAATgaacaaaattattatggTAACATTCCATTTTtgcatatatttttatataacatacATAAATTTTCGTTAGAAAACGCTACTCTGTTGtttcatttaatttgtAAAAATTATGAGAATGATTATATGAACTGCAATTTAGTAGAAGAAATGGATGGTGcgatatataaaaaaaaaaaaaaaaaagaaattttttttaaaaatgataatgatgacaaattttttgtgaataataaaaatttgttAAAAGGATTATGTActttattaatatcatatgaagatataataaaaaatatgtcTTACAAGgaaatgttttttttatgtgaaattttaaataaagaGCAATTGTTTGTGCACCCATCTATTTTGGGATATATATGTAATCGTTTATGTGACGATATagaaacatataaattttcattattgaatttttcttcttatGTTGACTATATAATGTTtataacaatatttatatataataacaaatataatgatgataagttgttaaataatatatattcattatttcTATGCAACCATACAGATTATATGTTGAccattaaaaatatgacaaaaaataaaatttatcattattgtttttatttattatgtattaaaaaGGATATGACAAAATGTGTAACCTActtaaattttatattgaAGAGTGTGTCCTTATTTGAACCTCTGATGTTATactatataattttaatatatttttataagagtgcaaaaaataattacaaGAATTTATGcaatataaaacatataaataaaaaaaaaaaaaaaaaaaattctatAAGCTTTTCAAATAGTAAggatattataaaaagtaatataaatatgaacaatcaaaataatttatataaaccATTTATTAACCTATTGAATGAACAAGAATTTGATGAAGAATTACTTAGGTTGTTTTTGCCTATGTGGAATGTAATTTTATCAAGGAGAGGAAGAAAAATGTTAGattttttaattgtattgaataaattttatgataatataaatgtaagacattatttatttcacGAAAGGGTTATAAGAAAGGTGgatagatatattaaattgGTTCAcatgaaaaataaaagaacaaataaaaatataaaatgcgaagaaaatattgattatgataaatattttagTTGTATGAAAAATTCTGGATTCATAATTCTTTGTCATGATCCAATTATCAAGCAGCCAGTCCTTTTTGATATAAACAAATTAGaacttataaaaatacaacgaaacaatatttataaaaatgaaatgtCTACAAATGATTACaataaagaaaagaaaatagAGGAAAGTATAAATTACTTGATAAATGATTATAAGTATAAGAAGgatattataattaaaagAGATAGCACAAAATATTCGAAGCCGgcaaaatattttcaaaacTATAAAAGGGGCACTTCAGTCCAGCAATTTCTTTCCATATATGATgattgaaaaaaaaaaaataaaataaaataaaaaaaaaaaaaaaaattgcacataatattattgtcAAATGaggatatatatatatatatatatatatatatacagaaaacatttttttgtGTCAGCATAAAcgttatttttttattttatttttttttttttccccATGTTGATAAAATGAATTAGGTAtactattatataaaaataatatatatatatatatatatatatttatatttattcatttttatttatttatttatttgtcTATGTCTTGGtacattttcattatttttaaaaaatatacataaaacaattcaaaataatatttaaaaatttttttttttttttttagtttatttgtttatttatttgtttgtttgattttatatattttttttttcaataatttttacttaaaaataaaaaaataaataatataaattataaaaattatatgtacatatatatatatatatatatatatatatatatatatttatgtgtcGTCGTGTGAattatgttattttattaattcattgtgagttatattataaaaaaaaatgaggatataataatttttgtttaaaaaaaaaaatattaatcaTATTTACCTATAAAATAATCATTGTCGAAATGATAAATTCTTGCAAATCCATCTTCTCCACCTGATACAAAACCATCACCATGTGGTAAGAATTTGATTGAATGAACAGGTCCAAAATGTCCTTTTATACTTCCTAATTCATTTGAATGTATGATATCATATAGAAGTGTTTGAAATTTTCCTTCTCCTGAGGCTGTAGTTGTGACATGTTCAGCAGCTTGTCCTCCAGCaagaataatatgattttttggattattttcatttttaaataatggAGAAATATCACATGTATTTAAAGGTCTGTCtgttttatattcatttataatttcaAAATTTACACCATCTCTTAATTTGGCAGTTCCATCAAGTGATGAACTTAACATCAACATTCTATCTTTATCAAATGATAAATTTGTAACTTCTTTAGAATGTGCTTGGAATTTACGAATTTGATGTCCATCTTCTGCATTCCATACAACAATTTCTCCATTTTCATGTGCTGATAAAATAAGTTTATCAAAAAAACACCATCGAACCTGTATACATCTACTTTCATGATCTTGTTTCCATATTAAATTATCACTCTttaaatcatataatttaattgACCTTTTATGATCTGATTTTAATCTATCATGTGCTACTACTATCTTATTCTGATCTAATGGATCTTTATTAAATTCCACAAATCGAACTGGACCATTCTCTtcaattatttttaaaggTTCTCCTGTATATAcatcaaataaataaaccTT
It includes:
- a CDS encoding cysteine desulfurase, which produces MLRGHRCLYMYLFFIFLPFSFCYIRNNDNRSMYIVKSIRKSPNIKLRLTKDEKPYIDNHIIDYFKNVREHFPFFKENNSLIYFDSAATTHKPSCVIEKMSEFYKKENSNIHRGIYKLSQNATKNYENVRETIREYINCEKNDNIIFTNGSTYGLNIVCKMIMDEIIKREEDEIYLSYLEHHSNIVPWQEYINKEKKGKIKYISLNKSGYINIKKLISNINENTKVISICHASNVIGNIQNIEKIIKKIKKVNPNIIIIIDASQSFAHIKYDIKKMKKNKSCPDILITSGHKFCASLGTGFIFINKEISSKYKFKPLLYGSNIITDVCKYKSKFVTSLSELLESGTQNIAGILSMGISLEFLKKINWHYVYQYEMYLYDLLIYYMKEYFKNHFVQLPNLNISYNKENFNNKLNMQKQDQINIYNNNDPNYINDHNITQSKQTEYLHSEDDMFKIYTHDTRKYRLKKIGILPLWSNKFSSFDLITFLDFKNICIRAGHHCASLLHKYYLKVPDTSRISIYFYNTPEEIKYLAQQIASTSFMLNKIKNK
- a CDS encoding hypothetical protein (conserved Plasmodium protein, unknown function), whose amino-acid sequence is MTKCKNELKILKDSIKKKIDVYKYNEKNDIYIKYKSLIHRCDKQIDKDRIRLGSYLFKKDEAYMNEKDINKLLNKIIKKKITHEYIWNRIKNMIFKFNLVNIDNQNDTSLSTNSSKSLTYIKNNKKNILFYNKCYDHINVYLLSIALQVMNKRNSTFSNFLYSYINAFFENMEPRHFLYIFYILVKNTYRDLNQILNNNQTNEHNNNNNNNNNNSNNNNSNNSSNNNSNNYNNIHIKDCQLYNINHILFVKQNYAHHIYYSQKNFIELLNKFCIDKINYFSFNDIGLVCAALSYFSLKQNPFVEFWNEFLLYIFDIHKVNQRNITYAQKRKHKIYQHGKDKQSEIYSHEKDKQSEIYQHEKDKQSEIYHHEKDKQNEKYSYVQNSQNEKYSYVQNSQNEKYSYVQNSQKKNSFFSDNPSEKKHEHSESFIKRKMKASKKIDHSLIDYDKYIELNGKNILSILKYIVSYYEIYPCIKKVANRISIILVDLSMDLTLHECSEIIYYLNSLNELDQIFLKDKISIYEYQLKDTFLTTYDIGCLLKIAQVLNEQNYYGNIPFLHIFLYNIHKFSLENATLLFHLICKNYENDYMNCNLVEEMDGAIYKKKKKKEIFFKNDNDDKFFVNNKNLLKGLCTLLISYEDIIKNMSYKEMFFLCEILNKEQLFVHPSILGYICNRLCDDIETYKFSLLNFSSYVDYIMFITIFIYNNKYNDDKLLNNIYSLFLCNHTDYMLTIKNMTKNKIYHYCFYLLCIKKDMTKCVTYLNFILKSVSLFEPLMLYYIILIYFYKSAKNNYKNLCNIKHINKKKKKKNSISFSNSKDIIKSNINMNNQNNLYKPFINLLNEQEFDEELLRLFLPMWNVILSRRGRKMLDFLIVLNKFYDNINVRHYLFHERVIRKVDRYIKLVHMKNKRTNKNIKCEENIDYDKYFSCMKNSGFIILCHDPIIKQPVLFDINKLELIKIQRNNIYKNEMSTNDYNKEKKIEESINYLINDYKYKKDIIIKRDSTKYSKPAKYFQNYKRGTSVQQFLSIYDD
- a CDS encoding putative eukaryotic translation initiation factor 3 37.28 kDa subunit encodes the protein MKRKYLSGHNRPLTHVNTNYDGDLLFTTGRDKKFILWRVSDGTQIGLYECSGAVYNSDVTYDSKRIVCSSAANKVYLFDVYTGEPLKIIEENGPVRFVEFNKDPLDQNKIVVAHDRLKSDHKRSIKLYDLKSDNLIWKQDHESRCIQVRWCFFDKLILSAHENGEIVVWNAEDGHQIRKFQAHSKEVTNLSFDKDRMLMLSSSLDGTAKLRDGVNFEIINEYKTDRPLNTCDISPLFKNENNPKNHIILAGGQAAEHVTTTASGEGKFQTLLYDIIHSNELGSIKGHFGPVHSIKFLPHGDGFVSGGEDGFARIYHFDNDYFIGKYD